The Xiphophorus maculatus strain JP 163 A chromosome 7, X_maculatus-5.0-male, whole genome shotgun sequence region AAGTGCAAGTTCCTGCACCAGGAGCAGATGAACAAGTGTGAGAGTCACCTGCACTGGCACACTGTAGCCAAGGAGGTGAGGATGGATAGCAGGCGCTGCCTGGCTTCACACAGTTTATCTTCACttgtcttgttttgcttttttcatccAGCCTATACTTTTATCAGTTTCAGATTTACTCTGCCACTGTCTTGCTGATATGTGTGCCccatatcttttaaaaataattttacattctATTGTATGTCACTTATCGAGTTATTTAAGCAACGTTGGAATTATAACCTTATGCAGGCTTAAATGTCACAACAACTAGCTTTTAGGATGATTCCACAAGGTGTCcgcacatccttaaaaagtcttcaaTTCATGTAtataaaattaaggccttaaaatgtcttaaattcattagaAGAATGTAAGTTGGCCctaaatatgttaatcacaggtcttaaattttgtcttgaAAGGACTATTTAACCTCATTTATTCTATGTATTTTTCTCATGGGACATTTCTGTCAGGCACCTTCATTGCCTTATGTGACTTGCTGCTGTCTTTGTTAGCTCCCTAGTTAGCTTTTTTGCCTCTATCATGGGTGAGTACAAATTTACCCAGCTGGCTGGACAAAGTAATAGATTTCTTTGGcgatacaggtcttaaattccattcataaaggtattttaaaagtcttagaaagtcttaaatttgagtcggtaaagctgcagaaacctTAATTCAAGGTTATGTGGTGTGGCTTTTGGAGACCGTTTGTATGCAGTTCACTAATCGAAGACTTCTTTTATTCAGTCTTGTGGAGACCGCTCAATGAATCTCCATGACTACGGGATGCTGTTGCCGTGCGGCATCGATCGTTTCCGAGGTGTGGAGTTTGTGTGCTGCCCGGCGGAGGAAGAGCGCAAGTCGGACAGCGCGGAACAAAATGAGGAGGAGTCTGACGTCTGGTGGGGCGCAGCTGAGAACGAATATTCTGACAACAGGTACATCATATCGCCGCTCACCTGCACACATATGCCTCCGTCTGCCCATACAAACACTGACCCGGCTCCTCTGTCGGCAGCATGACGCGCCCGGTGGACACGCAACCGGCTGCCGCAGAGGACGACGAGGATGACGACGAGGAAGAAGAAGCCTTCGAAAGGGACGAGGACGGAGACGGCGATGAAGATGACGAGGAAGACGACGACGACGACGTCATCGATGAGCAGGATAGCGACGAGCGCAGCGCCAGCGTCGCCATGACGACCACCACCACGACCACCACTGAGTCTGTTGAGGAAGTTGTGCGAGGTAAGACGTGAGGCTGGGCGCCTCCTTCGTGTTGATccactttatttcattttgacgTTTTCCATCACATTCAGAAGCTCCATTCCTGCTTTGACGTTTGTTCCAATgtgcctgcgtgtgtgtgtgtgtgtgcgtgtgtgtgtgtgtacgtaaCCTCAGCGGTGTGCTGGGCCCGCGCTGATTCAGGCCCCTGTCACGCCATGCTGGAACGTTGGTACTTCGTCCCCAAACAGGGTCGCTGTGCTCCCTTCCTTTTCGGGGGCTGCGGGGGCAACAGGAATAACTTTAATTCGGAGGAGTACTGCCTGACTGTGTGTAGCAGCTCGTGTAAGTCCTTCCTGACTGGAGATGGACCACGAAGTGTCCACCTCACCGGCCTGATCCCTGTCCTCAGGCTAACCCTGCTGACCGTTTATTTCCTCTTATTCGCATACTCTACAGTCGCTCTGATGCCTCTTAACCACTCAGAGCTCTGACTGTGTATAGTCTTGTCTTGTGTTGAGCATGAAATGCCATCATCCTTCACGCCTTTCtgcattcttcttcttttatgcCAACTAATCTAAGGGGATTAATCTTAATCTTGTAGTTcaactgaaattttgagattttacaGGTGGCGACACGTGATTCTCATCCAGTTAAATGAGATGTTCTTAATTTTCCcatatttgtcaaaatttgtaaaaaaaaaaaaaacacagtcagTGTTTGCTCATcttataatttgtgtttttctgattgATCCACTCCTTTAACAATATTGtacagttcaaattaaaaaaaagaaatgataattTCCTTACTTTTCCTTCATTTGTCCCAATTATGATTTTTTAGGGTGAAGACATTCCTTTTTCAttgtgaatgtatttgaaaaggGTGGACAATCCTTTTGATTCTTTGGGAAAACCCATATTgattaaataagcaaaataacGTGCACAGCCTATAATACAGGTTTACAAGGCAgggacacaaaaaaacaaaacaggctgCGACTTAAAGAAAATCCCCCTGTGTCGAGCACTGCTGCTCAGCTCCTGGGGGTGTGTCGCACAAAATGACAAGACAGCAGACCAACAGTGGGTGTCTTCAGCTGAGTTTTGTAACAGATGTCGAAACCAACCCTGTAACACAAGTAATTGAGACAAAAAGAGCCGTTTGACTGCTTTCGGGTTTTATTTGGGAGCCTGGGTTTATTATTTAGCCATGGGTGTCTTTAAGCAAAGCAGAAAGACGTTATTATCAGCAGGAACTACCTGACCTCATGCAGCTTCAGGCAGGAAATCTATCAGTACGTCACTTTATTAGTTTTAGGGAAGGAACATTCTTTTAGGCCCAAAATAATTATCtggctgaattaaaaacaatattaaatgaagaaaaaaaattgaagaaacattttttttaattaagtaaaaaataaaatgtgcttgGAATGCTATGAGATGAAGAATAAACAACAAATGATTGCAgctgttaaattgtttttttttttttttttttgtttgatagaATAATATCATCTTTTaccaaatgtattattttataatcattttttcaataaaacacagtCAGCAATTGGGCTGGTGACGTTTGAACTCTAAAGTCGGAGAACAGAGCTAAGATGTTGCGTGAAAAAGTCAATCAAGGATAGAGCCCTTTTGACCgtcaatttatatttaaatccaTGTCGTGTAATTATTGCTGACCTAAATTACTAACTCTTCTTCCAGCATGAAGACAAAGAAGTCTGGATTGCGCCTGCATGCGTTTCGACTCGTGTGACTGCATGCTTTGTTCTGCAGAGTTTACGGTTgtcactctctctctttgtttgtGTCAGCTGAGGGCTCATAGCTGAAAGAAGTTGTGGGCTGTTGGTGCAGTTTGCCCTGATCTTGAGTCAGCGTGTTGCAGCTTGTCTGCAGATACCCAaagataatttctttttttagagaTTTCAGCTTTCATGACTTTTCATAGCCTTTGTGTCAATTGCTAGATTGTAAAAACACTTCAAGATGTGTACATAACAGCTTTTATGTGACTAACTGCTTATCAGTGAAGACAAATTTTCCCTAACTTCCCACACCATCTTTTGTATACCGTATACAGTCCGCTCTGGATTCATTCCTCCTCTCATTTCCCCCCCCCATTCAGTGCCCACCATAGCGCCCAGTCCTCCGGATGCAGTGGATCAGTACCTTGAATCGCCAGGGGATGACAATGAGCACACGGATTTCCGAAAAGCCAAAGAAAGCCTGGAAGCCAAACACCGTGAAAAAATGTCTCAGGTGCGTGACTTCACATCCGAAACAACAACGCGAGGATAATTCCGGTGCCAAGAAATGTAATCGTAAGTTGTTTGACTCTCAGGTGATGAGGGAGTGGGAGGAGGCGGAGAGACAAGTGAAGAATCTTCCTCGTTCGGATAAGAAAGCTGTAATTCAGGTGGGACTCAAGTGTTTGTTTCAGTGAAATGAAAGCAAAGTTGCAGTCACACAAAGTGTGATTCTCATCCAAAGTTTAAAGGGGATTTATCCCcagttaaaaatgtacattctTCTGGCATCACACCAGGCTGTCCACGCATCctgtaaaagtcttaaattcaagTATCCAAAATTACAgccttaaaatgttttcaactcatataaaaaaaaagtaagttttcCAACTTATTcccaggtcttaaattttgttttaagagGACTGTTTAATGTCGTAtattggatgtattttttttatgtgtttaggGACTTTTTTGTCAGGCAGAATCGGTATAccgtttgcagttttctggccgattactgatctttaaaaaccCTGACTTGcagattccgattttggccaatattgatttttttgtgtgaaatgttgctaaacatAGAAAGAAAGCCACTGAGTTGTCAATAGTCAGTCAAAACTTTCTCTCGATAGAACAAAACATGTTAGACCTTTGTGGAGGTAGATTAGATTGATGGATAAGATCGGTTTCAGATATAAGTATCGgctgatcaccgatctcccaaaattaaggaaaccTTGGCCGATTTATTGATGCACCCCTACTTCCTGTGACTCAATGCGACTTAAGCTACCACTTACTATCTGCTAATATACCCTTACTAGCTACCTAGCTTTTTTGCATCTATCATGGGTAATGCAAATTTATCGGCAGTTGGCTGGACAAAATCTGTTCATTTCTTTGGAGGTATGGGTCTTAAATTcaattcataatggtcttaaaaaacTCTTAAAgggtcttaaatttgagttggtgaaacctgcagaaaccctgacACCAACTGACTGGGTTTTGAAATGTGTCATGCATGCAGCACTTCCAGGAGAAGGTGGAAGCCCTGGAGCAGGAGGCTGCAGAGGAGCGGCAGCAGCTGGTGGAGACGCACATGGCTCGGGTGGAGGCCCTGCTCAACAGCCGCAGGCGCCTTTCTCTGGAAAATTATCTCAGCGCCCTTCAGGCTAATCCTCCACGGGTACTTCTGCACGGTCGCACCACACCTGCAAAACCAGTTTAATTACACCTGCCTGCAAAAGTAATCACGTGTCTTTAATCTCTCTGCATCGTTTCAtctcacaaccacaaacttccgCATGTTTTATTAGGAATttatttgatggaaaaaaacaaatgtcgTGCATCATCGCAGTAGTGAAAGGAAAGTGAATATCTcaaaagtgtggcttgcatttgtGTACTTTTAATTGAAATCCCATGAAAGCAATTGGTTTTAGGATGGGAAGCATATGGAAGAAGATCCTCAGGTTAGATGAGgccaaaaatgaaatattataatttacaaGCAAATCATTTTGTGTGACTGAAAGTAAAGGTTATCGCTCAGAAACACCATTccacacggtggtggcagcattatgctgtgggaataTTTCTTTTCAGCAGAGACAGGGAATGTGTCTGCTGAACCTGTTTAGGTTTCCATTTGTTGCAACTAAGACTGTATATCCAATTATGTATTGTTATTAGttctttggtttatttaataaaatcccaattaaatgaactgaggtttgtggttgtaatgtgataatATGTGTAAAAGTCTCAGGAAATGtgaatgcttttttaaaagacagtCCGTTTGTACcctaataaacaaaaactggcATGAAACATGTACATGTTTATTAACTGGTGTCACCGACAGTCCCGACAGGTGCTGAGCCTGCTGAAGAAGTATGTCCGTGCAGAACAGAAGGACAGGCAGCACACACTGAAACACTACGAACACGTCCGCACCGTCGACCCAAAGAAGGCTGCTCAGATCCGCCCTCAGGTGCTGAAACCTATACACCACGACCACTTTCTTTTTTCCGGTGGAAAACATGGTTTGGAGTTTTGACTCTGACCTCTCTTTTCACCTCTTGACCTTTAGGTTCTGACTCACCTCCGTGTGATTGATGAGAGGATGAATCAGTCACTAGGTCTGCTCTACAAGGTGCCCAGTGTGGCTAGTGAGATCCAAAAACAAGTTGGTAAGTGTTCCCCTAATGATGGCGTTTGGACTCACTTTGTCACACAAATCCTCTGCACTTAAAGAGATTTATTTGgagaacacttttttttgttgctgactGTTTGCAGTAATTAGCTGTGATCCAAAATGACACACAAGCCTAATCCTTAAATACTCTTGTTTTGGTTTGACATGATGCTAATCccaagtaaagaaaaaaaagattttaggtGATAGAAATGCAAAGTAGGAAGTAGCTGTGAATTAGATACCTgctatttaaaggtttttacagataaatatcTCACAGTCCATAAACAGAAAACGTTAAGATTATGACATCACTGTCAAAGCACCAAGACATGACATGCTGTAAACATCCACAGCTCAACTGGACAAATGTCAGTCACACAGGCCACAAATCAGGCTTGTATGAAATGACTTTCCTTCTTGTTGAAACAAAGCCCAAGGACCTCTGTTTGAAGGAGACACCACAAACCGAAGGCTGCTCTGGCCAGAAGAGAccaacattaacatttttttttgcccctGTTCAAAATACTGAACCATGAAACACAATGGCGGCAGCATTATGTTGTGGAGAAGATTTCTTCTACAGGGAAATTGAAGCTGGTCAGGTTCAGTTTCCAGCTGGACAATAACCTGTAAACAGACAGTCAGCAATGGATCTTATCCATTCCACTACAATGGAACGGATAAGATCAATGCATTCTAGTGTtcaaatggcctagtcaaagcctcAAAACCAATTCAAAATCTGGGCCAATACTCAGAGTTTCTCCATCTAATCTCACCAAGTTTGAGCTAATTTGGGAGGAAGAAATCGGCCTCTAGATGAGTCAAGCCTGTCGAAGTAAACCCCAAATGACTAGCAGCTACAGATGAGTATCAAGTGTTGACTCTGTGGCTTCAGTTACATTGTGGTTGTAatgagatgtaaaaataaagcttaagGAATATAAATACTTGAGCGAGGCAGTTTATCTGATTCGGAAGGGATTAGGCGCCAACTTACGTAACATTATCTTTTCGCTGTGCAACCAGAAAACAACTAATTCTGCTCTCACAGACACAGGATTATGCTGGTTCCCTGTGCTTAATCAACGGGAGTCCAATATAATAATAGTGAACTGACAGTCATATAATTTAGAGTTCAACTGTGTTAAAATTGTGCCACAGTATGTGGTTAACTTGCCGCAAAGAGACATTGAGACAACACTGCGCTCCACATGGATGGATTAGTCACTTTGCGAGGAGGTTTGTGAAAGTTTCAGGCGGTGGATGAATCAGGCGCGCAATATGTGCTGCGTGTGGGAGATCTGGTAAGGACAGAGAATGAATCCAATGATTCTCATTGCTATTACTAAATTATGAGACGTTTTCTTTGGAGAGCGAAGAGGTCATCCTAACCCTACAGCAACAATAAGACAttatatctttttaaatattaatgttacaTTGACAAATGGTCAGGATGAAAGAATCTTAATTTAGGTCATTTTACATCCTATCACCTGCTGTAAGGCAACTATAAGTTCGGTTCCGTTAGCATGGCACCATCATGCTAAATGAACTAGCTACTTTTACTCACTTACCCCCTCCCACCGTCTCTGCCTTCCATGCTTACTCTGTTTCTTTCCCTTCCAGCGATTATAGTGCAGAGAGTCCAGTCTGAGCTGTCTCAGCAAGTCTCTTCCCTGCAGAGCGACGGGCGGGTGAGTCCCACTCACATATGCCTCCTGCATGTATAAATAGCGTTAAAGCCAAACAATATGACAGTTGGGACAAAGTCACGAAGCACAAAGAAACTTAAATGCTGACGTGGTGGGTGCGCAAAAATATAAGCTGAGCCCCAAACATTTCTATCAGACTGTGGAATCACAGATTTAGGAGaatttattcagtgtttttgtgtgattttggcTCTTAAGGCCATCAATCATTCTTGTGACTCAGTCTTTTGGGGACAACTCGTCAGATTTGGAAAGCCTTTCACTCTTACGCATCCTGATTAATGTCCCTCTGCGTTTGCAGGTGGACGGCAGGGTGAGCTATGGCAACGACGCGCTGATGCCAGATCAGGCCTACAGCTCTGCTCCGATGGAACCCGGCCTGGACGGACTGGGCTTCATTCACCCGGAGAGCTTCAACCAGCCAAACACTGAGAACCATGGTAATGCTTAACTTAAAGGGGTCTAGTTGAAGTAAAACTTGTGAACGGTGAACTtctttaataacaataattaaaaaaaaacaacattagatTAAATGTACTTAACAGGATTTTTATGTCCCTGAAGCCAATCTTTTACAGTAAGCACTTTTCCCAGTTGGACTACATTAAATTCagtatctttgaaaagcagcttTATATTACCAGCACATTTCATTAGTACATGGTCATTACATGGTCTGCTCGCGTGTTAGTATAATGTCTCAGTTAGTTGAACTTTAGGCGTCATCACTTGTCGTCTCTGCAGCTCTCTCCCACACAAGCAACTGTCGACTCTCTTTTGCTTTCAGCGTCTTTGTAAAACCTTTTGTTTATTATGGAAAACCCAGATTCATTAGTGCAACGTCTCACACGACGCGCCTGTAATTTAGTGTTGCAAGTTGCGTACATGAAAGCGGGTTGTAATTGTTACAAACCACATGATTCCTTGAGGGTGCAGCTTGCATAAAGTCACAGACAGTAGTGAACCCACAACAGCTATCAGAAGTTCAGTTTAGTCCTAttcaacattgtttttctgtttttctctgcagttgAGCCTGTCGATGCTCGTCCCAATCCAGACAGAGGACTCCCGACACGACCTGGTACGTATCTATGTTTGCAACACCCTTTTAAAttccttttatatatatatatatacagtatatatatacagtacagaccaaaagtttggacacaccttttaatccaatgagtttcatttattttcatgactattgacattgtagattcacactgaaggcatcaaaactatgaataacacctgtggaaatatgcactaaacaaaaaagtgtaaaacaactgaaaatacctccttatattctagtttcttcaaagtagcaaccttttgctgtgattactgctttgcacacactctgcattttcttgatgagcttcaagaggtcgtcacctgaaatggttttcacttcatagttgtgccctgtcaggttaataagtgggatttcttgccttataaatagtcatgaaaataaagaaaacccattgaatttgaaaggtgtgtccaaacttttggtctgtactgtatatatgatGCTAAAAGTAgcttatgtaaaaataatttttttaaaaagttcaaaacatgtaaatattttaccaatCATTATTTTAGGGATTTGTTCACCTGTCGTTGACTAAAATATCTCAACAACGTTTTGATGACCTGCTGTTTTACTTTGCACAGATACGTGTAATTCTTATTTggactctttctgtttttattctggtaCCAACATGAATCGCAATGTCATATTTTcccaaaactgaagaaaatctgtatacagtatatatataaactgtatCTGCAGGTGCAATAGTTTACAGTGCAGTAAACC contains the following coding sequences:
- the LOC102232862 gene encoding amyloid-beta A4 protein-like isoform X1, with translation MGEHTAFLLLLVATLTLSSEVPMDDSVGLLTEPQVAMFCGKLNMHINVQTGKWESDPSGTKSCIGTKEGILQYCQEVYPDLQITNVVEANQPISIPNWCKKGRKQCRSHTHIVVPYRCLVGEFVSDALLVPDKCKFLHQEQMNKCESHLHWHTVAKESCGDRSMNLHDYGMLLPCGIDRFRGVEFVCCPAEEERKSDSAEQNEEESDVWWGAAENEYSDNSMTRPVDTQPAAAEDDEDDDEEEEAFERDEDGDGDEDDEEDDDDDVIDEQDSDERSASVAMTTTTTTTTESVEEVVRAVCWARADSGPCHAMLERWYFVPKQGRCAPFLFGGCGGNRNNFNSEEYCLTVCSSSLPTIAPSPPDAVDQYLESPGDDNEHTDFRKAKESLEAKHREKMSQVMREWEEAERQVKNLPRSDKKAVIQHFQEKVEALEQEAAEERQQLVETHMARVEALLNSRRRLSLENYLSALQANPPRSRQVLSLLKKYVRAEQKDRQHTLKHYEHVRTVDPKKAAQIRPQVLTHLRVIDERMNQSLGLLYKVPSVASEIQKQVAIIVQRVQSELSQQVSSLQSDGRVDGRVSYGNDALMPDQAYSSAPMEPGLDGLGFIHPESFNQPNTENHVEPVDARPNPDRGLPTRPVSALKPEEMPEVRMDTEERQSAGYEVYHQKLVFFAEDVGSNKGAIIGLMVGGVVIATVIVITLVMLRKKQYTSIHHGVIEVDAAVTPEERHLAKMQQNGYENPTYKFFEQMQN
- the LOC102232862 gene encoding amyloid-beta A4 protein-like isoform X2, which encodes MGEHTAFLLLLVATLTLSSEVPMDDSVGLLTEPQVAMFCGKLNMHINVQTGKWESDPSGTKSCIGTKEGILQYCQEVYPDLQITNVVEANQPISIPNWCKKGRKQCRSHTHIVVPYRCLVGEFVSDALLVPDKCKFLHQEQMNKCESHLHWHTVAKESCGDRSMNLHDYGMLLPCGIDRFRGVEFVCCPAEEERKSDSAEQNEEESDVWWGAAENEYSDNSMTRPVDTQPAAAEDDEDDDEEEEAFERDEDGDGDEDDEEDDDDDVIDEQDSDERSASVAMTTTTTTTTESVEEVVRVPTIAPSPPDAVDQYLESPGDDNEHTDFRKAKESLEAKHREKMSQVMREWEEAERQVKNLPRSDKKAVIQHFQEKVEALEQEAAEERQQLVETHMARVEALLNSRRRLSLENYLSALQANPPRSRQVLSLLKKYVRAEQKDRQHTLKHYEHVRTVDPKKAAQIRPQVLTHLRVIDERMNQSLGLLYKVPSVASEIQKQVAIIVQRVQSELSQQVSSLQSDGRVDGRVSYGNDALMPDQAYSSAPMEPGLDGLGFIHPESFNQPNTENHVEPVDARPNPDRGLPTRPVSALKPEEMPEVRMDTEERQSAGYEVYHQKLVFFAEDVGSNKGAIIGLMVGGVVIATVIVITLVMLRKKQYTSIHHGVIEVDAAVTPEERHLAKMQQNGYENPTYKFFEQMQN